DNA from Clostridia bacterium:
TCACTACATATTATCCGTGCAGATATAGCCGCAGAAATTACGCCTTTGATGGGTACAGAAAAACAGTGTGCGGATTTGGCGGATTATATTACGGAAAAATTCCAAGAGGATCCATCTCAAATTTGGAAATATGATATCTTCGGTAAATCACTACATGATCTGGTCAGAGATAGTATTCAAAGTAAACTACAAGCCGTGCCGGAGAATGTGCAAGAAAAATTACAGGAAACACTTAGAAGAATAGTAAATGACGGTAGTGGAGGTATTATTTGCATTATTATTTAAAAGTCGGTTTATACCGGCTTTTTTTATGAACAGTAAGAAACATTGATGTTCCCAAAAGGAGGTGATATAATGGCTAGCAAATATAGTAGTTGTTTGCTATATCTAGGAGGGTTGTCCTATGCGGGAAATAAAGATTGCGTTACTAGGTTTGGGAACTGTTGGTCAGGGTGTAGTTAAGGTTTTACAAAAAAATGCAGCCCTATGGTCTAAAAAATGTCAAGCGGAAATTAAATTACAAAAGGTTTTGGTTAAAAATAAAGAAAGCAGTCGTGAAGTAAATTTACCCCCCGGAGTAATTACTACTGATTGGCAGGAAATCATTAATGATCCCTCAATTAAGATTGTCATTGAATTAATTGGCGGTATTGAACCAGCACGTACTTATGTTTTAGAAGCATTAAAACAGGGTAAAGATGTTATTACTGCTAATAAGGACCTTTTGGCTGAATATGGTGCAGAGATTTTATCTGTTTGTGAAAAAGCTAAACGTAATATTTTTTTTGAGGCCAGTGTCGGTGGCGGCATCCCTTTAATTAACCCCCTTAGGCAAAGTTTAGCCGCCAATAATTTGGAAAAGGTTATGGGGATTGTCAATGGCACAACAAATTATATTTTAACTAAAATGTCACAAGTGGGAATGGATTTTGCGGTGGCTTTAAAGGAAGCACAGGAATTAGGTTATGCTGAGGCGGATCCTACTGCTGATATAGAGGGTTTTGATGCTGCTCGAAAAATTGCTATTTTGGCTTCTTTGGCTTTTCATACTCGTGTATGCCTTTCTGATGTTTATGTAGAGGGGATTTCTCAAATTACCGCCCAGGATCTTGCTTATGCTCAAAAATTGGGCTATACCATTAAATTATTAGGTATTGCCACTGCCGAAAATGATGAAATAGAAGTAAGAGTTCATCCAGCTTTACTCCCTTTAAATCATCCTTTGGCTAATGTTAATGATTCTTTTAATGCTGTTTTTGTTCGCGGTGATGCGGTTGGTGAAACTATGTTTTATGGTCCAGGAGCCGGACAATTACCCACTGCTAGTTCAGTGGTTGGTGACTTAATAACCGCGATTAAAAAAATTACAGCTAATTGTCAGGATTATTCTACTTGTACTTGTTATGCTGAGAAAAAAATTAGACCTATGGATGAGGTTAAAACTAGTTATTTTTTACGCTTAAGGGTTGTTGACCAGCCGGGGGTTTTAGCAGGAATCGCCGGTATTTTTGGTCAAGAGGGAGTAAGTTTAGCTTCAGTGGTACAGCAAGGTTGTTTTCCAGATGAAGCTGAATTAGTGGTAATTACTCATTTGGTTAAGGAAAAGGCTATGCAGGCTTCATTAAACAAAATTGAACAGCTGCCAACTACTAAAAAAATTGTTAGTTTAATCCGAGTCGAGGAATCCGGAGGAGTAATTTAATGTTACAGATAAGTGTACCGGCCACCAGTGCTAATTTGGGTCCTGGTTTTGATTGTGTGGGTTTGGCCTTGGATTTAAATAATGAGTTTTATTTTTTTGAATCCGAAGTTGCCCCTCCACCGAAAACAACACTATTACGATCTGGTAGTTTGGTTCATCAAGGCTTAGATCTCGTACAACATAGATATGGTAAAAAAATACCGGCATTAAAAATAGCGGTAAAAACAAAAATACCTAGAGCTAGAGGTTTAGGGAGTAGTGCTACTCTTACGGTTGCTGGAGTTGCTGCTGCTAGCATTTGGGGTGAACTTAATTTATCTACTAGCGAAATAATTAATTTAGCTAGTGAAATTGAAGGTCATCTTGATAATGTAGCCCCAGCGGTAATAGGTGGTTTGGTTCCCGCAGTAGCAACTCCTCAGGGCATTAAATATCTAAAGATTATACCTCCTAAACCTCTAAAAATTATAGTCGGTGTACCTGATTTCAGATTATCTACAGCTGCTGCCAGGAATGTTCTTCCAAAACAGGTAGCTTATACAGATGCTATCTTTAATACTGGCAGATTTGGTTTGTTAATGACCGCTTTAATTACCGGGGAGTATCAAATGCTGCCGATAGCTATGCAAGATCGTTTACACCAGCCCTATCGTGCTCCTTTAATTCCCGGCTGGGAAGAGGTAATTACCGAAATTAATGCTAGTGGGGCCTTAGGGTGTTGTTTAAGTGGTGCTGGACCTTCTATACTTGTTTTTTGTGAACAAAATACAGACCAAATTAGCTTTATTTTGGAAAATACTTGGCGGCAGCAGGGAGTAAAAGCTCAAACTTATTTATTAACAATTTCATTGGAGGGCATGAAATATTGCTGGAAAGATTGACAGTTTACTAAGTGACTTATATAATTAAAATGTGGTTTCGGGGCGTAGCTCAGTTTGGTTAGAGCGCCATCTTGGGGTGGTGGAGGCCGCTGGTTCAAATCCAGTCGCTCCGACCATTTTTTTATTGAAAGAAAATAAAGGGGGCATGGTAAATGGGAGCATTGGGCCGTCATGTGTTAGCTGAATTTTTTGGCTGTTCATTTGAAGTTCTCAATGATCTTAAAAAAGTTGAGAAAACCATGGTGAATGCGGCACTAGAGGCCGGGGCTGAGGTAAGAGAATATGTTTTTCATAAATTCAGTCCCCATGGTGTAAGTGGAGTAGTGGTAATTTCCGAATCACATTTGGCTATACACACTTGGCCAGAATTAGGTTATGCGGCTGTTGATGTTTTTACTTGTGGAGAAAAGGTTAATCCTTGGGATGCCTGTCGATTTTTGGTTGAAAAGTTTGGTGCGGAAGATATGCAAGCAAATGAGGTAAAACGCGGTCTGATATCTGCCAACAAACTAGCTGTAAATTTATAGGGAGGGGTATTTATTTTACACCGAACAAATGATTAAAACGTCTTCTTTGTATTAAAAATAAGGGAGACGTTTTAATCATTTGTGATAGTGATTTTTTGCTTTTGCTATTTTGCTGTGATATAATCAGCCTGTAAGATGAAAATACAGCATTTAGATATTTTGGTTTTTGGGGGGAGTGTCCCATGTTTTCTATAGGTACCACAGAATTAATCTTAATTTTGGTATTGGTGTTAATTCTTTTCGGTCCTGGTAAATTACCTGAAGTGGGTAGATCTATGGGTAAAGCTTGGCGGGAATTTAAAAAAGCTAAAGATGAATTAGCTGAGGAATTAGAAGATGAACCTGAAAGTGAATCCCCCGAGAAAAATGGGTGAGAACAGATGGAGACCAAAAAATTATCATTACTAGAGCATTTAACTGAGCTGCGAAGGAGATTAATTATTTCTTTGGTGGCTCTTTTTTTGGGGATGTTGTTTTCTTTTACATTTTTGCAGGATTTGTTATTTAATTTGGTAAATAACCCCTTAAGAAAATTAGGTTTAGAATTGGTTGCCTTATCGGTTACGGAAGGATTTTTATTACAATTAAAAATAGCTCTTTTGGGTGGTTTATTAATTTCCTCCCCAATTATTCTTTGGCAAATAATAGCTTTTGTATTACCTGCTTTATATGAAAACGAAAGAAAAATTGGGGGTTTTCTTTTTGTTTCCGGCCTTTGTTTATTTGTTTTAGGTATAATTTTTGCTTATCAAGTAGTTTTGGAATTGGGGCTGCGTTTTTTGTTAATAGAATTTGGTGCCGGTTTAATTCCATTTCTTTCCGCTTCTAAATATTTGAGCTTTTTATTAGGTTTTTTAGTACCTTTTGGTTTGGTTTTTGAAATTCCGTTAGTTGTATATTTGTTAACTAAAGCTGGTATTTTAACACCACAAATTTTACGAAAAAAACGGCGTTATGTTATCCTTTTAATTTTTATTTTAGCGGCTTTTTTAACACCACCGGATGTTTTTTCACAAATATTATTGGCTTTACCAATGTTGGTTTTATATGAGGTGAGTATTCTACTCGCAGTTTTGGTTAAAAAAAGAACCTAAGCAGGAGTTTTGTGGAAATTAGTAGAATGTAAATATATTATCAAAAAATAGTAAAAGATTGGTGTGCTGGGTAATGGATGCTTATGAAAGATTTTTAAATGATTTGAAAAATAAGCTCGGGCTAGATTTGTCAGGTTATAAAAGAAAACAAATGGAAAGAAGAATAAGCTCATTAATGAAGTATTTGGAATTGGAAAATAGTTATG
Protein-coding regions in this window:
- a CDS encoding homoserine dehydrogenase — translated: MREIKIALLGLGTVGQGVVKVLQKNAALWSKKCQAEIKLQKVLVKNKESSREVNLPPGVITTDWQEIINDPSIKIVIELIGGIEPARTYVLEALKQGKDVITANKDLLAEYGAEILSVCEKAKRNIFFEASVGGGIPLINPLRQSLAANNLEKVMGIVNGTTNYILTKMSQVGMDFAVALKEAQELGYAEADPTADIEGFDAARKIAILASLAFHTRVCLSDVYVEGISQITAQDLAYAQKLGYTIKLLGIATAENDEIEVRVHPALLPLNHPLANVNDSFNAVFVRGDAVGETMFYGPGAGQLPTASSVVGDLITAIKKITANCQDYSTCTCYAEKKIRPMDEVKTSYFLRLRVVDQPGVLAGIAGIFGQEGVSLASVVQQGCFPDEAELVVITHLVKEKAMQASLNKIEQLPTTKKIVSLIRVEESGGVI
- a CDS encoding homoserine kinase, yielding MLQISVPATSANLGPGFDCVGLALDLNNEFYFFESEVAPPPKTTLLRSGSLVHQGLDLVQHRYGKKIPALKIAVKTKIPRARGLGSSATLTVAGVAAASIWGELNLSTSEIINLASEIEGHLDNVAPAVIGGLVPAVATPQGIKYLKIIPPKPLKIIVGVPDFRLSTAAARNVLPKQVAYTDAIFNTGRFGLLMTALITGEYQMLPIAMQDRLHQPYRAPLIPGWEEVITEINASGALGCCLSGAGPSILVFCEQNTDQISFILENTWRQQGVKAQTYLLTISLEGMKYCWKD
- a CDS encoding S-adenosylmethionine decarboxylase proenzyme, coding for MGALGRHVLAEFFGCSFEVLNDLKKVEKTMVNAALEAGAEVREYVFHKFSPHGVSGVVVISESHLAIHTWPELGYAAVDVFTCGEKVNPWDACRFLVEKFGAEDMQANEVKRGLISANKLAVNL
- the tatA gene encoding twin-arginine translocase TatA/TatE family subunit, with the protein product MFSIGTTELILILVLVLILFGPGKLPEVGRSMGKAWREFKKAKDELAEELEDEPESESPEKNG
- the tatC gene encoding twin-arginine translocase subunit TatC, yielding METKKLSLLEHLTELRRRLIISLVALFLGMLFSFTFLQDLLFNLVNNPLRKLGLELVALSVTEGFLLQLKIALLGGLLISSPIILWQIIAFVLPALYENERKIGGFLFVSGLCLFVLGIIFAYQVVLELGLRFLLIEFGAGLIPFLSASKYLSFLLGFLVPFGLVFEIPLVVYLLTKAGILTPQILRKKRRYVILLIFILAAFLTPPDVFSQILLALPMLVLYEVSILLAVLVKKRT